The DNA region ATCTTCCGATATATGCTCTACGCCTATGTTCGTCATAGATAATAGGTAGGGGTTTCGATTCAGAATCCGACTTTTGCATTTGTGTTGCACAATTTTGCGGTGACAGGGTGTCAAGTGTGAACTTGAATATCCCAAATTCGGCGacaaggagaacaagaaacACAGAAAAAGAACATCAAGTGATTGTCTTGTCACGGCAGCAATTGGAATCATAGAACCACGAGAACATGTTCGCCTTAATTATCACGCATGTGAAAATCCAAAAAAGAAAACCAAAGTAATTGCAAGTTTTTAAGTCAGTGAGTATTCGGCTTGCGGCCCAACAGTCTAAGGCTGCAGCTGCGACTAAATTGACAATTTCTGAAGTTTTTTCAAAAACAAAAAGGATATAGTGCCATTTTTTATGGACAGTATTGATCACGTCATTTTCATTTCATGCGATGCTCGAGAATTTATTCGATCAAACATAAAAACATTACCATCAACTCCTTAAAAATAACTATGTCATTATATTTGACTTGAAAATAACTTTAATAAATTTCGTAACTTTAATTTACTGAAGTCTAATGATATATAGTTTTTTTAAAGGTAATATATAGTTGCTAACACTAATAGTGAAAGTTCAATAGCATCGAACTAGAAAGAACGGAGCAGCATACATTAGCGGTCAAAGTTAGGAAAGCCTGATCGCACGCATATGTACCACAGTGGGCATACAGTTGTCTCTAAGCATCTTCTTTATCTCAAAAGCCGTTTTTCTCTCCAAGTCCCGTTTGCACCTCTATATGTAGCCATCATCACCTCCTTACAAGCAGCCTCAAGTCAAGTCGAGCACACCGCACAAAAGCAGTCTCTCTCTAGTAACTTTTGCCCCTGAACACACTCGATCTCGATCTATCAATCTGTCCTATGGCGCCGACCAGGAGAAACCAAAACCCCATTGTGTTCCTGGATCTCAACATCGGCGGCGAGTACGTTGGCCGCGTTGTCATCGAGCTGTTCGCCGACAAGGTGCCCAAAGCGGCGGAGAACTTCCGGCTGCTGTGCACCGGCGAGCGCGGCAACGGCCTGCACTACAAGGGCGTGCCATTCCATCGGGTGGTGCCCGGGTTCATGTGCCAGGGCGGCGACATCACCGCGGGCAACGGCACCGGCGGTGAGTCCGCCATCGGAGACGGCCGGTACTTCCCCGACGAGGGTCTCGGCGCCGTCCGGCACGACGCCCCCGGCGTGGTGTCCATGGCGAACGCCGGGCCCAACACCAACGGCTCCCAGTTCTTCATCACCTTCGACGAGGCGCCGTGGCTGGACGGCCGCCACGTCGCGTTCGGCCGCGTCGTCGATGGGATGGGCGTCGTGCGCGCCATCGAAAAGGCCGGGTCCATGAGCGGCAGGACGGTGAGGCCCGTCGTCATCGCCGACTGCGGCGAGCTCAAGTTCCGCGCCCTGTTCTGATTAAGGGTTAAAATTTACTCTCTACTAAACCTGACAACTATATGTATACACATTCGTATGCGTACAATTACAAGATACGTGTGAGAAACTATGTAGAGCATATGTGTGCTTGTGTCCTCATCGTTCATGCATGTGCACCTAGCTATTTGTTGTGTTGACCTATACGACTAATGCTGATGTGTGTGAGATCAAATGGTTGGTTATTGAGTTAATAAATTGCTGACTTTTGGGTTTGGTGCCAATTCAAGTGGTCTTGTTTCTTTCATCTTCAACTCGTTTCAAGTGGTCATTTGGTTTCAGACACTAGTATCTTCCGTTTTGTCTTTGCATGTTCTTGAGAAGGCTCGATTTTTCCCAATTGGGTAAGGGAAGGTGTGTGAAGCTTCAGGGATATTGACAAGAACAAGGTCCCATGGATGGAAGCAGTGCTGCACAAGCGACCATGACAAGCACTGCAATGCGTAGAAACAAAGCTGGAGGAATTTGCACGAGAGTCAGTGTCATCAGGGCTGTCTGGTGCAGAGATTGCACAACTCTTTTTGAAAAAAGAAAGATGCTTCATGGCAAGCTGCCAGGAGCCGTCCAAATTGCTCTTGATTCAAATGAAATCGCTGCATTTCATCGCCGGTAACGCACAACTCTAAATATGGACAACCATATATACATTCAATTTATTTTAAGTGAGAGCAATATCATGATATTTTCTACCCTAGAAATGCCCAAGAGCAAGTGCATATCTATTCACAACATCATTATCATAAAGCACATAAAGAAGTGATTATAAAGGACAACCGTATCTTTTAAACCATATTACAAGACTTAGACCAGATCAGAAATTTTAAGCATGGAGCACTATAATAAAGGAAGTAAAAGCTCTCACGTTTAGCTATGCAATGGAAGAATCAATTAAATCTACTCAATTGAAGTAAGATTGACCGCAAGATTTAGCTAATAAGCATTAGCCTAAATGCTAAACGCTAAATACTCTGTCATCTATCGTTTAGCTCTTTATTCAGACTAAACAGTCATTTAAACGGGTTAAATCGTCATTAAACAGTGTAAATGGATGATTAAACGGACGCTGCTAGCCGCTGTGTAACGCTTACACGACGTGTACACGGGCTAAATGGCCATATCCTCTCTAGAtcactgtcacaccctaaattatttaattttaggatgtgagtatcttttagAATTTGTTCATCTATCAACAGGGTTTCcgagaattttccagattttgCTGGCGATTATTCTCTTTTTCCGTAGAGCTAAATCAATttattggaaagttctaaaAATCTATTTCTCAAattccaagtattttatttggattcagtgtgtcccaaattacctcccaaGTTTCCTGGAATTTTTAGGATTTTCTGGATAATTTTCGTGCTTTAAAAACATTATTCGAAATTTTCTGGATTTGTTTGGGTACAGAACACATATTCAGAAAAAAATCAAATTCTATTGGGACGAGCCCACCGGCCCGACCCAACGACCCAGCTCATGCGCGCGCCTTCCCTTCCCGCCTGGACCGCAACGCCAGCATGCCGCTCCAGCCTAGTGCCAGTGCCGCTCCGGCCCATGTGCCTCGCGTCGCCCGCGCCCCCCTGCCTTCACCACTTGGGCCATGGCCCATCAACTGGCCGGCACCGCTACCGCATCCAGCCCACGTCGTGTGCCCGCGCTCACTGCCACTGACAGGTGGGCCTGCCTGTCAGTCGTCTTCTTCCCGTCACCGAGCCggactccaccgccgccgcatccTTATCCTCGTCCGAGTCTGAGCATAGCACGAGatctccaggcctatttaaacgCGCCCTGTGCCCCGCAGCTCCTCCACGCAACAAACGCAGCAAAAGCCGCGTGTAGCCTCGCACCCGAGCCTCCCCGTGCCACCAAAACCCTAGCTCCCCGCCGCTGTCTACAGGCCGTCCGAGCTTCTCCTGACGCCACCTTCGAGTTCGTGGTGAGCTCCTCATCCTTCCCGTCGAGTTCATGTGTCTTCTAGGCCCATGTTATGCTAGAATATGAAGGTTCCCGAGCCGCCGGCCATGGCGCCGCCACTCGCCGTCGCCCCATACTGCTGCTGCAGCCGCGCCAGCCCTTCCTCCTGCTGtcgcgccgcccctgtgcctGTGCGCCGCCACCAGTGCccctgccttgccgccgccgccgcctagcATAGGGCGAGCAGAACCGCCGCCAGCCCGAGTCCATGCGCCATTAGGAGCGCCGTCGCTCCTTGCGTGCGCCTCTCctacagcgccgccgcccccctgcCGGCCTCCCCAGCGTCTTCCCCCTGCAGCCACGCCCTTCCCCCTAAACGCCTCCTCCTGCACCACCCTGACCGGCGCCACCACCCCTGTGCAgaagcgccgccgcccaggAGAACGAGTCATGAACAGAGCCACCACCGCAACTTCTCTGGCAAAATTCGACCACCACGATGGATCCCCGCTGTAAGTAGGGTATAGAATcaaatcccctcgtcgtcctctttcatttgccccgctcctcACGATCTCTCATGCCCTAGAACAACGGCAATTTGAAAGAAAAAGCAGCTGTCGGCCACCATGGCTGTGCTGTGAagcttttgcaatttagcccctGAAAGATTCTGTAATTCTTTTCATGTGTCTTGcaaattcgtagaaaaccccctagatctattgcatcttttcaatccagccccacccgtgATCTTTtacagatctaaccctaaatttttcctaatttgcaagcactattttctctATCTTGCAGATCTTCCCTGCTAGCCCctgaaatctatagttaattatgtataggtccctgcaacctTGCTTcatcctaagctatcgttttGCAGCGTCGTTGTATcatagttcctatttttaaaattaattatagatttaatttgattaatgtcctctcatctagtttttccgattaaaatccaattagatctatacTCCGATTTTCATAATTAGTGTTAACTtcatttaatttgtttagttcaatatgaaccataaagttcaacatttagatgctctcaccggtTTCTTTTCtcattaattgtttaattagaataatttgtacatagacaattatatacaAAATTTTAACTAAGTTGTACCTCATTTTTATatatgcaaatataatatgaccTAATAATAATCTAGATATTTCTTTCAAAATATCCTTTACatcagttttctaaattaaagtaaatgaagcttatagttcttttgcctctttataacataaatcttctgatagctgtttcttttctatCATAGCTttgttttccgtgtttctttcaTCCTCTTGACCGTAGCAATGAGTCCTATCTTtttgtacgctcttttaaagttttccttttgtttgctatatctgttcttagttgttcttgtttgtttgcttgcttgtatgcttcggtccgatgcttgtgtgacgttagaaggagcgtgatccaagagctttgaagatttagagtttcaagaataagagttgaagactctgagcaactattctctaaaagaaaggcaagtgtatCCGTAatcattcttttgtcctaataatcacaataaatataacttttcttatgcatgcatgtgtcctagttttgatggatcctaattaaggatatacctagtctttatgatcattccttgtcaacatgggttttacctttatgttgggtagctattgcttagttgctataactggtttcggtttgggaataatacataatcatgatgacaatgatgatgatactacacctattttatccatgtacatgctctttgtgttgttaatcacaagaacatggagaaccactcaggaaaacagtgcaaccacaatattatatggctctgatcttggctaattaattagaaatactagcttatgacgatcttaccgaaagggtaagaggggttgcatcgttggGGTAttgctcggtcctcttgagggtatgatatgttcctggttaaggcgtctgcctcattagagagagttatgaccgctttaacttaaaatcttagcggattgtcataagttagggaatctttataaagtCCTCGTAGTGAATcacttgccactcacctcggaagtgtttaagaggctagctacctcgggcaaattagGAGACacaaattgtgggtaaagtgtacaacttctatagagtgaaaactgatatatcagtcgtgctcacaGTTACACTACAAGAAATCCTTTAATCTGTGACGGACCAAATTCGTCATGGATTAGCAAAAAAACGTCACAAAACCCTGATTGTGAAGTTTTTTGCGTTTGTCATGTATTGAGCGTCATGGATTGCATCTGTGACGTTTTGCATGTAACTGTCACTGATTACActaatctatgatgtttcttaAACGTCACAAATTGCCTTGAGCCCACCCCAACCTAGCCCAGGCCCAAACTTTATGACAAAAAAAACGTCACGAATTAGTGCCACGTAGGATTATATTGGGCTTAGCCCAATAACTCAAAGGTTTTTCAGCCCATTTTCTTAATTTTTGACCAGGCCCATTAGTGCCATTTTATATTACTTTCAATCCAATTCAAAATCTGGTCCAATTTGGCCCAATTTAGTTCAGCCCACCAAAAAAATTCATCAAATTCAATTCAGCCCATTTTCAAAATTATTAATTCAGCTCAAATCATACCACATTCATACATCAAACCTTATAAACATGGAAAAACAACAATGCTCATATATCAAATATAGCAATATAGATTCCATCCATCACATACGACATCCAAGTTAGGCATACGACATCAACAAATGTCTAGCATATGCATCTTGCATTAGCAAGCATGAAAGAGCAAAAGTATTATAACTACTTCATCTATTAACAAAATGCATGCAGCTGTTGCAGCAACAAAACAAATGTCTAAGTCCCACCATAGCATTCGCTCAAGTTGACTTGATCTGACTTAGCACGAGCTGGAGCTTTGCTTCCATCTCAGCTTGTTTCTTCTTCATTTCATCTTGCTCTCTAATTCTTCCCTGTTCTGTTTCTTTCACTTGCTTTGATAGCAAATCCAATTGTTCACGTTGGGCATCAACAACAGCTCGAAGGTCACCATTTGCCCTTTTCTCCACTTCAAGTTGCGCTTCGATGCTTCTTATGCTAGGCCTAGAGCATGCATTATGAATCCCAATATTCTTTAGAAATGAACTCTTCTTTGTTTTCTCAGCAAGCACATCAGCAACAACCTTAGTAGGAGACAAAGATTGTTCACCTTCTCTTGATGCAGACAATCTAGTTTCCATTTCAGACTGAAAATGCAAGTAGCAAACATGATCATTGATCTTGAGAGAGCATTATAAGAATTTAAAGCAGCAGTTTTGAATGATACTTAACTATGGCTAATTGTACATCAAGTGTGaaccctttctttttcttgctATAGTGACACTCCTTGAACAACTCCAATGCATCAGGTTCATGATCAATATATTTGTCTCCCTAG from Panicum hallii strain FIL2 chromosome 9, PHallii_v3.1, whole genome shotgun sequence includes:
- the LOC112875640 gene encoding peptidyl-prolyl cis-trans isomerase-like codes for the protein MAPTRRNQNPIVFLDLNIGGEYVGRVVIELFADKVPKAAENFRLLCTGERGNGLHYKGVPFHRVVPGFMCQGGDITAGNGTGGESAIGDGRYFPDEGLGAVRHDAPGVVSMANAGPNTNGSQFFITFDEAPWLDGRHVAFGRVVDGMGVVRAIEKAGSMSGRTVRPVVIADCGELKFRALF